In Nostoc sp. GT001, a genomic segment contains:
- a CDS encoding GNAT family N-acyltransferase, which yields MEVSGRINYPLNPPPLLEDFPVLQTEKYTLRLASTEEELESIFRLRFEVFNLELGLGFSTSNFTQMDIDKFDAVCHHLILISKHTGKTIGTYRMQTYIMASQRLGFDATDIFNLNGIPNSVLQVSVEVGRACIAKEYRNSQTLLLLWEGLANYLIWSKNQYFFGCASLLTQCPRQATWAYDYFRQNNLMHPSILVYPNSQFCLELTQDCPDSSNVEIPKILQAYLNIGAKICSLPAIDRQFKTIDFLTISNIADFARWRYPNYLKKPLPLKIFHD from the coding sequence ATGGAAGTTTCTGGACGCATCAATTACCCACTAAATCCTCCTCCCCTTCTTGAAGATTTTCCCGTCCTTCAAACTGAAAAATATACCCTACGGCTGGCTTCAACTGAAGAAGAATTAGAATCAATTTTTCGGTTGCGCTTTGAAGTTTTTAATCTTGAATTAGGCTTGGGATTTTCTACTTCTAACTTTACCCAGATGGATATAGATAAGTTTGATGCGGTTTGCCATCATTTAATCCTAATCTCCAAACATACGGGTAAAACGATTGGAACTTATCGGATGCAGACCTATATAATGGCTTCTCAAAGACTAGGCTTTGATGCTACCGATATATTTAATCTTAATGGAATTCCCAATTCTGTGCTTCAGGTATCAGTGGAAGTTGGGCGTGCATGTATAGCTAAAGAATATCGCAATAGTCAGACACTTTTACTACTCTGGGAAGGGCTGGCAAATTATCTCATCTGGAGTAAAAATCAATATTTCTTTGGTTGTGCATCATTACTAACACAATGTCCTAGGCAAGCTACTTGGGCTTATGATTATTTTCGGCAGAATAACTTGATGCATCCAAGTATTTTGGTTTATCCAAATTCACAATTTTGTCTAGAACTGACTCAAGATTGTCCAGATTCATCTAATGTTGAAATTCCGAAAATTTTGCAGGCATACTTGAATATTGGAGCTAAAATATGCAGCCTTCCTGCTATTGATCGGCAGTTTAAAACTATTGATTTTTTAACTATATCTAATATTGCAGACTTTGCCAGATGGCGTTATCCAAATTATCTCAAAAAACCCTTACCACTGAAGATTTTTCACGATTAA
- a CDS encoding LOG family protein, with translation MTSSASFDTLESLQADIAELIVSLPTLKNRQFIQQALTTIVRLADTEIERLDWKILSAALADMERGFQLFYDYRHVRKVTIFGSARLAPDRPEYQMALEFARAVSQLGFMVMTGGGGGIMQAGHEGAGRENSFGLNIQLPFEQQANPFIEGDPKLINFKYFFTRKLFLLKESDAVALFPGGFGTQDEAFECMTLSQTGKFGPVPLVLIDRPGGDYWRSWSEYIDKQLVQNGLVNPEDPSLYTVTDNLDVACDAITRFYQVYHSSRYVSEKLVIRLKTDISDALLEKLNADFSDIIIQGRIEKSQALPQEAQDETVGLPRLILYFNQRDLGRLYQMIATINRMGTPSPEDVAHPERK, from the coding sequence ATGACCTCATCTGCGTCGTTTGACACATTAGAGTCTTTACAGGCGGATATCGCTGAATTGATCGTTAGTTTACCGACATTAAAAAATCGGCAATTTATTCAGCAAGCACTTACTACTATTGTTCGTCTAGCTGATACCGAAATCGAGCGTCTCGATTGGAAAATATTATCCGCTGCATTAGCAGATATGGAGCGCGGTTTCCAGCTTTTTTATGATTACCGACACGTTCGCAAAGTCACCATCTTTGGTTCTGCTCGTCTAGCGCCAGATAGACCAGAATATCAAATGGCCCTTGAGTTTGCTCGCGCTGTTTCTCAATTAGGATTCATGGTGATGACTGGTGGTGGTGGTGGAATTATGCAGGCGGGTCATGAAGGTGCTGGGCGAGAAAATTCCTTTGGATTAAACATTCAGTTACCCTTTGAACAGCAAGCAAACCCTTTTATCGAGGGCGATCCCAAGCTAATTAACTTCAAATATTTCTTCACCCGCAAGCTGTTTCTCCTCAAAGAAAGTGATGCTGTAGCCTTGTTTCCGGGAGGCTTTGGTACTCAAGATGAAGCTTTTGAATGTATGACATTAAGCCAAACTGGTAAATTTGGGCCAGTACCTTTAGTTTTAATCGATCGCCCTGGTGGTGATTACTGGCGCTCTTGGAGCGAATATATTGATAAGCAATTAGTGCAAAATGGTCTTGTCAATCCTGAAGACCCCAGCCTTTATACGGTGACAGATAACCTTGATGTGGCTTGTGATGCAATCACCCGTTTTTACCAGGTTTATCATTCCAGCCGCTATGTAAGTGAGAAGTTAGTCATCCGCCTGAAGACAGATATATCAGACGCTCTGTTAGAAAAACTCAATGCTGATTTTAGCGACATTATTATTCAAGGAAGAATTGAAAAAAGTCAGGCATTACCTCAAGAAGCACAAGATGAAACTGTTGGACTACCTCGCCTCATTTTGTACTTCAATCAACGCGACTTGGGACGCTTGTATCAGATGATTGCCACAATTAACCGGATGGGTACTCCTTCACCAGAGGATGTAGCGCATCCAGAAAGAAAGTAG
- a CDS encoding D-alanyl-D-alanine carboxypeptidase has protein sequence MLELLGSGLVSLWLEMAGVQIKPLDALDALTWQSSPGLVLAPDPNPAGATTVQEYLKKLITSKVVAQNLAENQGIWMQSGPMLMANHQGTTPLLAASLTKIATSLVALKTWGPDYQFDTLVSVTGSVVNGVVQGDLVVTGRGDPLFVWEEAIALGNTLNKMGIKQVKGNLIITGSFAMNFQRQPMLAGLMLKQTLNRATWGRPAIYTHSIMPKGTPKPQVVIAGGVKVEAQPNPQQTLLVRHRSLPLKQLIKEMNVYSNNDMAEMLADSVGGATVVQSTAANLARVPQVEIQLINGSGLGPENRISPRAACAMLMAIQAEASAHQLNLADLFPMSGFDHRGTLHARHIPLATVIKTGTLRDVSALAGVMPTRDRGLVWFAIINRGTNVWGLRTGQDQLLQSVVKQLQLPPTVPVNLTPHSAINSLPQLGAANRNEILYKS, from the coding sequence ATGCTGGAATTATTGGGTTCAGGTTTGGTGTCGCTTTGGCTGGAAATGGCTGGGGTACAAATCAAGCCTCTAGATGCCTTAGATGCTTTGACTTGGCAAAGTAGTCCTGGCTTAGTTCTTGCCCCCGATCCAAATCCAGCTGGGGCGACTACGGTGCAGGAATATCTGAAAAAGCTCATAACATCAAAAGTAGTGGCGCAAAATCTGGCTGAGAATCAGGGGATTTGGATGCAGTCGGGGCCAATGCTGATGGCTAATCATCAAGGTACGACACCTCTACTAGCTGCTTCTTTAACCAAAATTGCCACTTCACTAGTTGCTTTGAAAACTTGGGGACCAGATTACCAATTTGATACTTTGGTGAGTGTCACTGGCTCAGTGGTAAATGGAGTTGTTCAGGGCGATTTGGTGGTTACAGGCCGTGGTGATCCTTTGTTTGTTTGGGAAGAAGCGATCGCTCTTGGTAATACTCTCAATAAAATGGGCATCAAGCAAGTAAAGGGGAATTTGATTATTACTGGCAGTTTTGCCATGAATTTTCAACGTCAGCCAATGCTAGCTGGTCTGATGCTGAAGCAAACGCTAAATCGTGCAACTTGGGGACGCCCTGCGATTTATACACACTCAATTATGCCCAAGGGAACACCCAAGCCTCAAGTTGTCATTGCGGGTGGGGTGAAAGTTGAGGCACAACCAAACCCTCAACAAACTTTGTTAGTGCGTCATCGCTCATTGCCCTTGAAGCAACTAATCAAGGAGATGAACGTTTACAGTAACAATGATATGGCAGAGATGCTGGCAGATTCAGTAGGGGGAGCAACTGTAGTCCAATCAACTGCTGCTAACCTGGCGAGGGTGCCACAAGTAGAAATTCAGTTAATCAATGGTTCTGGACTGGGCCCTGAAAATCGCATTTCCCCTAGAGCAGCTTGTGCCATGTTGATGGCTATTCAAGCTGAGGCATCTGCCCATCAACTGAATCTAGCTGACTTGTTCCCCATGTCTGGATTCGATCACCGGGGGACACTGCACGCCAGACACATTCCCCTGGCGACTGTGATCAAAACTGGTACTCTCCGAGATGTGAGCGCTTTAGCGGGAGTGATGCCGACACGCGATCGCGGTTTGGTTTGGTTTGCTATTATCAACCGTGGGACAAATGTCTGGGGTTTGCGGACTGGACAAGACCAACTCTTGCAAAGTGTTGTTAAACAATTACAACTACCTCCAACCGTTCCTGTTAACCTCACTCCTCATTCAGCCATCAACTCTTTACCCCAGCTAGGTGCAGCTAATCGGAATGAAATTTTATACAAAAGTTAG
- a CDS encoding HhoA/HhoB/HtrA family serine endopeptidase, whose product MRFPKLSRSLRQLSTHVLAIALGVVLAVSTLQVLPSQAEPAPTIAALDTSNLIAQRQSPASAAIGSTSFVTAAVNRVGSAVVRIDTERTITRRVDPFMEDPFFRRFFGEGFSQQIPSEQLRGLGSGFIIDKSGLVLTNAHVVDKADKVTVRLKDGRTFEGKVQGIDEVTDLAVVKINAGNDLPVAPLGSSTNVQVGDWAIAVGNPLGFDNTVTLGIVSTLKRSSAQVGISDKRLDFIQTDAAINPGNSGGPLLNGQGEVIGINTAIRPDAMGIGFAIPIDKAKAIAAQLQRDGKVAHPYLGVQMLTLTPDLAKQNNTDPNSPIQIPEINGVFVMRVVPNSPAASAGIRRGDVILQIDGKAITSAEQLQNVVEDSRLGQVLQVKVQRGNKTEQLSVRTAELQNAS is encoded by the coding sequence ATGCGATTTCCCAAATTATCTCGGTCTTTACGGCAACTAAGTACTCATGTCTTAGCGATCGCGCTAGGAGTTGTGCTAGCGGTTAGTACATTGCAAGTGTTACCCTCCCAAGCCGAACCAGCACCCACAATAGCTGCTCTTGATACTTCAAATCTAATTGCTCAACGGCAATCACCAGCTAGTGCTGCGATCGGTAGCACCAGCTTTGTCACAGCAGCAGTTAATCGTGTTGGTTCAGCAGTTGTGCGCATTGATACTGAGCGAACAATTACTCGCCGCGTCGATCCATTTATGGAAGACCCCTTTTTCCGTCGGTTTTTTGGTGAAGGTTTCTCCCAACAGATTCCTTCTGAGCAGTTACGTGGTTTAGGCTCAGGTTTTATTATTGACAAGAGCGGCTTAGTTTTGACTAATGCTCATGTGGTCGATAAGGCTGATAAAGTAACAGTCCGACTCAAAGATGGCCGCACCTTTGAAGGGAAAGTTCAGGGTATTGATGAAGTCACAGATTTGGCAGTAGTCAAGATTAACGCTGGTAATGATTTACCAGTTGCGCCCTTGGGTTCTTCCACCAATGTCCAAGTAGGAGACTGGGCGATCGCAGTTGGTAATCCTTTGGGATTCGATAACACCGTTACTTTGGGAATTGTCAGTACCCTCAAACGTTCCAGCGCTCAAGTTGGCATTAGTGACAAACGTTTGGACTTCATTCAGACAGACGCTGCCATTAACCCTGGTAACTCTGGCGGGCCACTATTAAATGGTCAAGGTGAAGTAATTGGTATTAACACAGCCATTCGCCCTGATGCGATGGGTATTGGATTTGCCATTCCTATTGATAAAGCTAAAGCGATCGCTGCGCAACTACAACGCGATGGCAAAGTTGCTCACCCTTATCTAGGTGTGCAAATGCTAACTTTGACACCCGATCTCGCCAAGCAAAATAACACCGATCCCAACTCTCCGATTCAGATACCAGAAATCAATGGGGTTTTTGTCATGCGAGTTGTCCCCAATTCTCCAGCTGCATCTGCGGGTATCCGGCGCGGGGATGTAATTCTGCAAATTGATGGTAAAGCAATTACCAGTGCTGAACAATTGCAGAATGTTGTGGAAGATAGTCGTCTTGGTCAAGTATTACAGGTAAAAGTGCAACGAGGTAATAAGACAGAGCAGCTTTCAGTACGCACAGCTGAGTTGCAAAATGCGTCGTAG
- a CDS encoding filamentous hemagglutinin N-terminal domain-containing protein: protein MPSLREASLSERLTRTPTASNAYAKAMTQLKIPITTITMQTNLDSTTAVCVGMGIAIAFWANCSSAQITPNSTLLNNSRVTLQDNIRIIQGGTQAGSNLFHSFEEFSVPTKSVAYFNNASNIQNIISRVTGKSVSNIDGLISANGTANLFLMNPNGIIFGPNASLNIGGSFVATTANAIGFGNQGFFSASNPNIPSLLTVKPSALLFNQIVAAPIQNNSIAPAANPSVFGLSVPNGRSLLLVGGNIQINGAGLYTFGGRVELGGLAGAGTIGLQVDGNNLSLSFPEQATRADVSLTGGGVAVPADKEGSIIVNARNIEILEGSALISGINAGLGEVDNKAGDITLNATGTVTVAGGSLIQNLVQTGATGNSGNIRITAESLAIADEAALIVALNNRGRGNLGNVVINVRDQVSLNGGAVFSSVSKGGVGKAGNITVTTGLLSLTNGGVLNVSNYGQGDAGSVSIQARGSVFADGVGRSGSLLSGSPSGVGSLIGPGVIGQGGDITIVAESLSLTNGAELAASISGQGRAGNVMIQTRDPVLIEGVGSNNFSSGVFSTVNPGGVGQGGNVTVIAESLSLTNGGELATSIFGQGRGGNVTIQTRGSVFIKGVGSNELPSGAFSTLVQGSGQGGNVTVIAESLFLTNGGGVSANTQGQGNAGNVTIQVSGLISFDRFGSAITNGVGPSAVGDGGNINISTGLLSLTRGAQINTSTSGRGNAGNLTIQASKAIFLDGVDSINNSASFIASSVDATGIGKGGKLDITTARLSVTNGAVITAETEGNGDAGSLTVTADKLEVVNSGQLRTSTSSDSQAGDISLRVQDHLILIGKDSGLFANTEPSSTGNGGNIFIQPRNITASKTVTIQDDARIAVNSQGSGKGGNIQIQAESLTLDNQGLISAQTASNKGGNINLSLQDLLLLRRNSQISSTAGTAQAGGDGGNVTIKTPFIIAVPSEDSNISANAFTGKGGNVDITVKSLFGIESRSRPTSLSDITASSERGVAGTVELNTPDVDPSRGLIQLPSNLVDASQQMAQGCTPRRGQTVSRFIATGRGGLPLSPNEPLRGRAVITNWVDLPPQATERVTDKLSVEITDKKSTTFVTKSTNQIVEAQSWVVDPNGDIQLVAQAPNVSLYSPWQTNISCTTSKY, encoded by the coding sequence ATGCCTTCTCTACGAGAGGCTTCTCTTTCAGAGAGGCTAACGCGAACGCCAACAGCGAGCAACGCTTATGCCAAAGCGATGACACAGCTTAAAATACCCATCACTACAATCACTATGCAAACCAACCTTGATTCAACAACTGCTGTTTGTGTGGGGATGGGTATTGCGATCGCTTTTTGGGCAAATTGTAGTTCTGCCCAAATTACCCCTAATAGCACTCTACTTAATAATTCTCGTGTCACATTGCAGGACAACATTAGAATCATTCAAGGTGGCACCCAAGCAGGAAGTAACTTATTCCATAGTTTTGAAGAGTTTTCTGTGCCCACCAAGAGTGTGGCTTACTTCAATAACGCTTCAAATATTCAGAATATTATTAGTCGAGTAACAGGTAAATCAGTATCGAATATTGATGGATTAATCAGCGCCAATGGTACAGCCAACTTGTTTCTGATGAACCCCAATGGGATAATTTTTGGGCCAAATGCCAGCCTAAATATCGGAGGTTCATTTGTAGCAACTACTGCAAATGCTATTGGGTTTGGTAATCAAGGTTTTTTTAGCGCTTCAAATCCGAATATTCCTTCATTGTTGACGGTCAAGCCTTCAGCTTTGCTATTTAATCAAATTGTTGCTGCGCCGATTCAAAACAATTCAATCGCACCAGCAGCAAACCCATCAGTTTTTGGCCTGAGTGTTCCCAATGGTCGAAGTTTATTACTCGTCGGTGGCAACATTCAAATCAATGGTGCAGGTTTGTATACCTTCGGTGGGCGAGTAGAGTTAGGAGGATTAGCAGGAGCAGGAACAATTGGGCTTCAGGTAGATGGCAATAATCTGAGTCTAAGCTTTCCAGAGCAAGCAACACGGGCAGATGTCTCACTGACTGGTGGTGGAGTTGCTGTTCCTGCTGACAAAGAGGGCAGCATTATAGTTAATGCGCGGAATATAGAAATTTTAGAGGGAAGTGCTCTCATATCTGGAATAAACGCAGGACTGGGAGAAGTTGATAATAAAGCAGGAGATATAACCCTCAATGCTACAGGAACAGTAACTGTTGCTGGTGGCAGTCTAATTCAGAATTTAGTCCAGACTGGAGCCACTGGCAACAGTGGCAACATTCGTATTACTGCTGAGTCACTTGCGATCGCTGATGAGGCTGCCTTGATTGTTGCATTAAACAATCGTGGGCGTGGAAATCTGGGTAACGTCGTAATTAATGTGCGCGATCAAGTTTCCCTCAATGGAGGTGCTGTATTCAGTTCTGTAAGTAAAGGAGGTGTAGGTAAAGCTGGAAATATCACAGTTACTACTGGCTTGCTTTCCTTGACCAACGGCGGTGTTCTAAATGTGAGTAACTATGGACAGGGAGATGCAGGCAGTGTATCGATTCAAGCTCGCGGTTCTGTCTTTGCGGATGGAGTGGGCAGAAGCGGTTCTTTGCTTAGTGGTTCTCCCAGTGGGGTGGGCAGCTTGATAGGACCTGGAGTTATTGGACAGGGAGGAGATATTACTATTGTAGCTGAGTCACTTTCCCTTACAAATGGTGCCGAATTAGCCGCTAGCATTTCCGGTCAGGGGAGAGCAGGCAACGTTATGATTCAAACCCGTGATCCTGTGTTGATAGAGGGGGTAGGTAGCAATAACTTTTCCAGTGGTGTCTTCAGTACAGTCAATCCTGGAGGAGTAGGTCAGGGCGGAAACGTCACGGTCATCGCTGAGTCACTTTCCCTTACAAATGGTGGTGAACTGGCAACTAGTATCTTTGGACAAGGGAGAGGAGGCAACGTTACGATTCAAACCCGTGGTTCTGTGTTTATAAAGGGGGTAGGTAGTAATGAATTACCCAGTGGTGCCTTCAGCACCTTAGTACAAGGCTCAGGACAAGGAGGAAACGTCACGGTCATCGCTGAGTCACTTTTCCTTACAAATGGTGGTGGAGTCTCAGCTAACACTCAGGGGCAGGGAAATGCAGGAAACGTGACAATTCAGGTTTCGGGGCTAATCTCATTCGATAGGTTTGGTAGTGCAATAACTAATGGAGTGGGACCAAGTGCAGTCGGTGATGGAGGTAATATAAACATCAGCACAGGATTGCTTTCGCTGACTCGTGGCGCTCAAATAAACACTTCTACTTCTGGACGTGGAAATGCTGGCAACTTAACAATTCAAGCCAGTAAAGCAATCTTCTTAGATGGAGTAGATAGTATTAATAACTCTGCCAGCTTCATTGCTAGCTCAGTAGATGCAACAGGTATAGGTAAAGGGGGTAAGCTCGACATTACTACTGCTAGACTGTCTGTAACAAATGGTGCTGTAATAACCGCGGAAACTGAAGGAAACGGAGACGCAGGTAGTCTCACGGTGACAGCAGACAAACTTGAAGTAGTAAATAGCGGTCAATTACGTACATCTACTTCCAGTGACAGCCAAGCCGGGGACATTTCTTTAAGGGTACAAGATCATCTGATTTTAATAGGAAAGGACAGTGGGTTGTTTGCTAACACTGAACCTAGCTCTACAGGTAATGGCGGAAATATTTTCATTCAACCCAGAAATATCACTGCCTCCAAAACTGTCACTATTCAAGACGATGCAAGAATCGCTGTAAATAGCCAAGGTAGCGGAAAAGGTGGCAATATTCAAATTCAAGCAGAAAGTTTGACTTTAGATAACCAAGGGCTAATATCGGCACAAACAGCTAGCAATAAAGGTGGCAATATTAACCTCAGCCTGCAAGACTTGCTTTTACTCCGCCGTAATAGTCAAATATCTAGCACTGCTGGCACTGCTCAAGCAGGAGGGGATGGTGGTAACGTAACTATCAAGACCCCCTTCATTATTGCTGTTCCAAGCGAAGATAGCAACATCAGCGCCAATGCTTTCACTGGTAAGGGTGGTAATGTTGACATTACAGTCAAAAGTCTCTTTGGCATTGAATCTCGCTCACGTCCAACTTCCCTGAGTGATATCACTGCTAGTTCTGAACGTGGGGTGGCTGGGACTGTAGAACTAAACACACCCGATGTAGACCCTAGTCGTGGTTTAATTCAACTACCCTCTAACCTTGTCGATGCATCCCAACAGATGGCTCAAGGTTGCACTCCCAGAAGAGGACAAACCGTTAGTCGCTTTATCGCCACAGGACGCGGTGGATTACCCCTTAGTCCTAACGAGCCTCTGCGGGGACGAGCAGTGATTACAAATTGGGTAGATTTGCCCCCACAAGCAACAGAGAGAGTAACGGATAAATTATCTGTGGAAATTACAGATAAAAAATCTACTACATTTGTTACCAAATCTACTAATCAGATTGTGGAAGCCCAAAGCTGGGTAGTTGATCCTAATGGAGACATCCAGCTAGTGGCTCAAGCACCTAACGTCAGCCTATATAGCCCTTGGCAAACAAATATCTCCTGCACTACATCTAAGTATTAA
- a CDS encoding MBL fold metallo-hydrolase produces the protein MSNFELSDSQSYIREKSSTLPSSPAGEFIVQFWGVRGLIPTPSSNTSRYGGNTACVELHVAGKRLIFDGGTGLRILGKTWQELQQPLEAHLFFTNCQSNRIQGFPFFAPAFIGENCFHIYGTAASNGASIKQCLYDQMLQPHFPYPLQVMQSELQFYNLTPESDVKLDDVTITTALINQTQRSVGYRVTWQEYSVAYITDLHQNADQVERERILEFIQGVDLLIANATYTPPTSHNHDSADLLWQAAVNAALNAGIKRLAISHHHPDDHDDFLDRVQVDIKSAFSQAILAYEGLVLSVGK, from the coding sequence ATGTCAAATTTTGAGTTGTCGGATTCCCAGAGCTACATAAGAGAAAAGTCATCTACCCTGCCCAGTAGCCCAGCAGGTGAATTTATCGTGCAATTCTGGGGTGTCAGAGGTTTGATACCCACTCCTAGTAGCAATACCAGTCGTTATGGTGGTAATACCGCTTGTGTAGAACTACATGTAGCTGGGAAACGCTTGATTTTTGATGGTGGTACTGGCTTACGCATATTGGGTAAAACTTGGCAAGAACTGCAACAGCCACTAGAAGCCCATTTATTTTTTACCAACTGCCAATCAAACCGAATTCAAGGATTTCCCTTTTTTGCTCCTGCATTTATTGGGGAAAATTGCTTCCATATTTACGGCACAGCTGCCTCAAATGGAGCCTCAATCAAACAATGTCTGTACGATCAGATGCTCCAGCCGCACTTTCCTTACCCTTTACAGGTAATGCAGTCTGAATTGCAGTTTTACAATCTGACTCCAGAAAGTGATGTGAAGTTAGATGATGTCACCATTACAACTGCATTAATTAATCAAACTCAGCGGTCAGTTGGCTACCGAGTTACTTGGCAAGAGTATAGTGTTGCCTACATCACAGATTTGCACCAAAATGCCGATCAAGTGGAGCGAGAGCGAATTTTAGAGTTTATTCAAGGCGTTGACTTGCTGATTGCCAATGCCACTTACACTCCCCCGACATCTCACAACCATGATTCTGCTGATTTACTTTGGCAAGCTGCGGTGAATGCAGCTTTAAATGCTGGTATCAAACGGCTAGCCATTTCCCATCATCACCCAGATGACCATGATGATTTTCTCGATCGGGTGCAAGTCGATATTAAATCTGCTTTTTCTCAAGCCATACTAGCCTATGAAGGTCTAGTATTATCTGTTGGTAAGTGA
- the panD gene encoding aspartate 1-decarboxylase — translation MQRTLLLAKIHNCTLTGANINYVGSISIDEILLEKAGILPYEQVQVVNSANGQRFITYAIAAPAHSGVIELNGGAARLGIIGDRLIIMTYGQFTPEELKSYSPTVVIVDEKNRLLEVRRYDDLLTKV, via the coding sequence ATGCAGCGTACTCTCCTTTTGGCAAAAATTCATAACTGCACCCTTACGGGGGCGAATATCAACTACGTAGGTAGTATCAGCATTGATGAAATCCTTTTGGAAAAAGCTGGTATCTTACCTTATGAGCAGGTGCAAGTAGTTAATAGTGCCAACGGTCAGCGCTTTATTACCTATGCGATCGCCGCTCCAGCCCATTCAGGAGTAATTGAGCTAAATGGAGGTGCGGCACGTCTAGGCATTATTGGCGATCGCTTGATTATAATGACTTACGGGCAGTTCACTCCAGAAGAGTTAAAAAGTTACTCTCCTACGGTAGTCATTGTGGACGAAAAAAACAGGCTGTTGGAAGTGCGGCGCTACGATGACCTGCTCACTAAGGTCTAA
- a CDS encoding inorganic diphosphatase: MDLSRIPAQPKPGLINVLIEITGGSKNKYEYDKELEAFALDRVLYSSVQYPYDYGFVPNTLADDGDPLDGMVIIDEPTFPGCIIAARPIGFLEMIDGGDRDEKILCVPDKDPRYTQVKSLKDVAPHRLDEIAEFFRSYKNLEKKVTEILGWQDVDKVAALVEKSVKAYRG; the protein is encoded by the coding sequence GTGGACTTATCTCGTATTCCTGCCCAACCGAAACCGGGTCTAATCAACGTTCTCATTGAAATTACTGGCGGAAGTAAAAATAAATACGAATACGACAAGGAACTAGAAGCTTTTGCTCTAGACCGAGTACTTTATTCCTCGGTACAATATCCTTATGACTACGGCTTTGTACCCAATACTTTGGCTGATGATGGCGATCCCCTAGATGGTATGGTCATAATTGATGAGCCGACCTTTCCCGGCTGTATTATTGCTGCGCGACCAATTGGCTTTTTGGAGATGATTGACGGTGGCGATCGCGATGAAAAAATCCTTTGTGTTCCTGACAAAGATCCGCGCTACACTCAAGTAAAATCTCTGAAAGACGTAGCACCACACCGTTTAGATGAAATTGCCGAATTTTTCCGTAGTTATAAAAATTTGGAAAAAAAGGTGACTGAAATTCTCGGTTGGCAAGATGTGGACAAGGTTGCAGCTTTAGTAGAAAAATCCGTCAAAGCTTATAGAGGATAA
- a CDS encoding DUF362 domain-containing protein, producing MRGAGNNIPHRLNQDANRFGEMLVETARAINPDLTILDGIIGHEGNGPSNGEPRQLGILAAASDIFALDRAMVEILNVSPEQVPTVAASQRLGVCPELAAIEFPHLNPDLLKIEDWRLPDKLMPIDFGMPRVIKSTFKHLYTRFIKEPISVYGRE from the coding sequence CTGAGAGGTGCGGGGAATAATATCCCCCATCGACTCAACCAAGACGCAAATAGATTTGGTGAAATGTTAGTAGAAACTGCCAGAGCGATTAACCCTGACTTAACCATATTAGATGGCATCATCGGTCATGAAGGTAATGGCCCCAGTAACGGGGAACCTCGCCAACTGGGCATTTTAGCAGCCGCATCAGATATATTTGCCTTAGATCGGGCAATGGTGGAAATCCTCAATGTTTCTCCTGAACAAGTGCCCACAGTTGCAGCTTCTCAAAGGCTAGGAGTTTGTCCAGAACTTGCTGCCATTGAGTTTCCGCATTTAAATCCTGACTTATTAAAAATAGAAGATTGGCGGCTACCAGACAAGTTAATGCCCATTGATTTTGGTATGCCCCGCGTCATTAAGTCTACGTTTAAGCATCTTTACACCCGATTTATCAAGGAACCAATCAGTGTTTATGGAAGGGAGTGA